The following proteins are co-located in the Pseudomonas sp. DY-1 genome:
- a CDS encoding CBS domain-containing protein — MKTVAEILRAKSHTQLFSVDPTTTVLEAALLMAEKDIGALVVIQGGELVGIVTERDFVRRVAALERSAYATTIEEVMTSNLFVVTPRDSNQYCMQLMTEKNLRHLPVLHDGKLVGLLSIRDLVRDITAEQESLIQHLEQYIRGA; from the coding sequence ATGAAAACCGTCGCCGAGATTCTCAGAGCCAAATCCCATACCCAACTCTTCAGCGTCGACCCGACGACCACCGTACTGGAAGCCGCCCTGCTGATGGCCGAGAAGGACATTGGCGCGCTGGTAGTGATTCAGGGCGGTGAACTGGTGGGCATCGTCACCGAGCGCGACTTCGTCCGCCGTGTGGCCGCGCTGGAACGTTCGGCCTATGCCACCACCATCGAAGAAGTGATGACCTCCAATCTCTTCGTGGTGACCCCGCGTGACAGCAACCAGTACTGCATGCAGCTGATGACCGAAAAGAACCTGCGTCACCTGCCTGTACTGCACGACGGCAAGCTGGTGGGCCTGCTCTCCATCCGCGACCTGGTTCGCGACATCACCGCCGAACAGGAAAGCCTGATCCAGCATCTGGAGCAGTACATTCGCGGGGCATAA
- the creD gene encoding cell envelope integrity protein CreD, translating to MTRTLGFKLGTIALLMLLLMIPLMLIDGLIGERQAARDGVLANIAQSSSYSQRITGPILVVPYKRTVREWKTYEQTGQRHLEEREVSSRLYFLPERFNLAGSVDTELRARGIYKARLYKSDSQISGQILVPANYGIGDDLGDYRFEQPFLAVGISDIRGIGNALKLRLNGQSLDFQPGSGDRLLNGGVHVPLASLQAGVVQSLDFAFDLKLQGTSSLSVTPVGRDSRVELSSSWPHPSFIGEFLPSERNIDANGFSATWQTSFFATNLQEALAQCTDGEQCDAFYSRDFGVSFVDPVDQYLKTDRAIKYALLFVALTFAGFFLMEVLKRLAVHPVQYGLVGLALAFFYLLLLSLSEHLEFVIAYAISASACVALVGFYVSHVLHSWQRGGGFTLGLAALYGMLYGLLSAEDYALLMGSLLVFGLLACVMVLTRKLDWYGVGRAQPANGN from the coding sequence ATGACCCGAACCCTCGGATTCAAGCTGGGCACCATCGCCCTGTTGATGCTGTTGTTGATGATCCCGCTGATGCTGATCGACGGTCTGATCGGAGAACGCCAGGCTGCGCGTGATGGCGTACTGGCGAACATCGCCCAGAGTTCCAGCTACAGCCAGCGGATCACCGGGCCGATCCTCGTGGTGCCCTACAAGCGCACGGTGCGCGAGTGGAAGACCTACGAGCAGACCGGCCAGCGCCATCTGGAGGAACGCGAGGTGAGCAGCCGGCTGTACTTCCTCCCGGAGCGCTTCAACCTGGCCGGAAGCGTCGACACCGAGCTGCGTGCGCGGGGCATCTACAAGGCGCGGCTGTACAAGAGTGACAGCCAGATCAGCGGGCAGATTCTGGTTCCGGCCAACTATGGCATCGGCGACGACCTCGGGGATTACCGCTTCGAACAGCCGTTCCTGGCAGTGGGTATCAGTGATATCCGCGGCATCGGCAATGCCCTGAAGCTGCGTTTGAACGGCCAGTCCCTGGACTTCCAGCCCGGCAGCGGCGATCGCCTGCTGAACGGGGGCGTCCATGTGCCGTTGGCGTCGCTGCAGGCGGGCGTCGTGCAGAGCCTCGACTTTGCCTTCGACCTCAAGCTGCAGGGCACGTCCAGCCTGAGCGTCACGCCGGTGGGCCGCGATTCGCGAGTGGAATTGAGCTCGTCCTGGCCGCACCCGAGCTTCATCGGCGAGTTCCTGCCGAGCGAGCGCAACATCGATGCCAACGGCTTCAGCGCTACCTGGCAGACCAGCTTCTTCGCCACGAACCTGCAGGAAGCGCTGGCGCAGTGCACCGATGGTGAGCAGTGCGATGCCTTCTACTCGCGGGACTTCGGCGTGAGTTTCGTTGACCCGGTGGATCAGTACCTGAAGACCGACCGCGCCATCAAATACGCCTTGTTGTTCGTCGCCCTGACCTTCGCCGGCTTCTTCCTGATGGAAGTGCTCAAGCGTCTGGCGGTGCACCCGGTGCAGTACGGGCTGGTGGGGCTGGCCCTGGCATTCTTCTACCTGTTGCTGCTGTCGTTGTCCGAGCACCTGGAGTTCGTCATTGCCTATGCCATCTCGGCGTCAGCCTGTGTGGCGCTGGTGGGGTTTTATGTCAGCCACGTGCTGCACAGTTGGCAGCGCGGTGGTGGTTTCACCCTGGGGTTGGCGGCGCTCTACGGAATGCTCTACGGCCTGCTCAGTGCAGAGGACTATGCGCTGCTGATGGGCTCCCTGCTGGTGTTCGGTCTGCTCGCCTGCGTGATGGTGCTGACCCGCAAGCTCGACTGGTACGGCGTTGGCAGGGCCCAGCCAGCCAACGGCAACTGA
- a CDS encoding DUF2780 domain-containing protein, with product MHISRSLTLATMLTLAASPVFAVTLGDVVAAAAASGHQETAPGVAPAESAALLEQLGGQLQVSPEQALGGLTALFGLARNNLPADQFAQLDQAVPGVGVLTDPNTQGLLSSIGGLLGQQSGNVLGSQPGVLAGQQMHSMTDVSQAFGSLGMDSGLIGRFAPLILSFLGQQGLAESLLQNLGSLWQWTVPQVPSSPANPAGQAVPVNGLST from the coding sequence ATGCACATTTCCCGAAGCCTGACACTGGCGACCATGCTGACCCTGGCGGCCAGCCCGGTATTCGCCGTTACCCTGGGCGATGTCGTCGCCGCCGCTGCCGCGAGCGGGCATCAGGAGACGGCACCGGGTGTTGCGCCAGCGGAGTCGGCGGCGTTGCTGGAGCAGTTGGGTGGCCAGTTGCAAGTCAGCCCGGAGCAGGCTCTGGGTGGACTGACCGCGTTGTTCGGCCTGGCGCGCAACAATCTGCCGGCCGACCAGTTTGCCCAGCTCGACCAGGCGGTGCCGGGTGTAGGTGTGCTCACTGATCCTAATACCCAGGGGTTGCTCAGCAGCATCGGCGGCTTGCTCGGCCAGCAGTCGGGCAACGTCCTGGGCAGTCAGCCCGGCGTGCTCGCCGGTCAGCAGATGCACAGCATGACTGACGTGAGCCAGGCGTTCGGTTCGCTGGGGATGGATAGCGGCCTGATCGGCCGGTTCGCTCCGCTGATCCTGTCCTTCCTCGGCCAGCAGGGCCTGGCCGAATCGCTGCTGCAGAACCTTGGCAGCCTCTGGCAATGGACCGTACCGCAGGTGCCGTCCAGCCCGGCCAATCCGGCTGGCCAGGCCGTTCCGGTGAATGGCCTGTCGACCTGA
- a CDS encoding flavohemoglobin expression-modulating QEGLA motif protein, whose protein sequence is MSENRIAELDAALPGLARKIRVLEAIAWPDGIEERFLDDWRAGRPRLPEVALTPRDHSAEIEALETLAGQCDKGHPAGAFLAATARSYACAGHMLGAIGTPAFSDYSARLYQRPDHYYERQKMTPLDAARFFLDTTDALLDSRCIPATDACIPAEDFATWMRTEVDAFFGPDKVRVVVDPDLASKAIAGATRIRLRASARFSELDKAQLLQHEAFVHAGTALNGRAQKRLTSLALGAPRTTLTQEGIAMLAELITGSIDIQRLRRIALRVVAVQQALDGADFIEVFKGFLDAGQTEEESFRSTQRVFRGADVRGGSAFTKDACYVIGMLGVHTLLRVAVRDNRPELLRQLFAGRMSAGDVVRLSPLFESGWLEQPRYVPPWAADLRRLAATLAFSAFVGRIKLDMVSLERFVELEEE, encoded by the coding sequence ATGAGCGAAAACCGCATCGCCGAACTCGATGCTGCCCTCCCCGGCCTGGCACGCAAGATTCGCGTACTGGAAGCCATTGCCTGGCCCGATGGCATCGAAGAACGCTTTCTCGACGACTGGCGCGCCGGGCGCCCGAGACTCCCCGAAGTGGCACTGACCCCCCGGGATCACAGCGCCGAGATCGAAGCCCTGGAAACCCTTGCCGGCCAATGCGACAAGGGCCACCCGGCCGGCGCCTTCCTCGCCGCCACCGCACGCAGTTACGCCTGCGCCGGACACATGCTGGGCGCCATCGGCACGCCAGCCTTCAGCGACTACTCCGCGCGTCTCTACCAGCGTCCCGATCACTACTACGAACGGCAGAAAATGACGCCCCTGGACGCGGCGCGGTTCTTCCTCGACACCACCGACGCCCTTCTGGACAGTCGCTGCATCCCCGCGACCGACGCTTGCATCCCCGCCGAGGACTTCGCCACCTGGATGCGCACCGAAGTGGACGCTTTCTTCGGCCCCGACAAGGTTCGCGTCGTGGTGGACCCGGACCTCGCCTCAAAAGCCATCGCCGGCGCCACCCGCATCCGCCTGCGGGCTTCCGCGCGTTTTTCCGAGCTGGACAAGGCCCAGCTGCTGCAGCACGAGGCATTCGTCCATGCCGGTACCGCACTGAACGGTCGGGCGCAGAAGCGCCTGACCAGCCTGGCCCTTGGCGCACCGCGCACCACGCTGACCCAGGAGGGCATCGCCATGCTCGCCGAGCTGATCACCGGCAGCATCGACATCCAGCGGCTGCGCCGTATCGCCCTGCGAGTGGTGGCGGTACAGCAGGCACTCGACGGTGCCGACTTCATTGAGGTGTTCAAGGGCTTCCTGGACGCAGGGCAGACCGAAGAAGAGTCGTTCCGCTCAACCCAGCGCGTGTTCCGAGGCGCCGATGTCCGCGGTGGCAGTGCTTTCACGAAGGACGCGTGCTACGTGATCGGCATGCTTGGCGTGCACACCCTGTTGCGCGTGGCGGTGCGCGACAACCGCCCGGAATTGCTGCGCCAGCTGTTCGCCGGGCGGATGAGCGCAGGCGACGTGGTGCGCCTGTCGCCGCTGTTCGAATCCGGCTGGCTGGAGCAGCCACGCTACGTTCCGCCCTGGGCCGCCGACCTGCGTCGCCTGGCCGCTACCCTGGCGTTCTCCGCCTTCGTCGGGCGGATCAAGCTGGATATGGTGAGTCTCGAGCGCTTTGTCGAACTGGAAGAAGAATGA
- a CDS encoding ATP-dependent zinc protease produces MKPLIALLALVALPAVAAEEPTLYGRYEYVRLPEIGQTMKAKMDTGALTASLSAKDIERFKRDGEEWVRFRLATKGADDTVFEHRLSRMSKIKNRADELGEEDEAPSAEISKRPVVDMEMCLGGVKRTVEVNLTDRSSFNYPLLIGAKALREFKAAVYAGRKFTAGKPQC; encoded by the coding sequence TTGAAACCCCTGATTGCCCTGCTTGCACTGGTGGCCCTGCCTGCTGTCGCCGCCGAGGAACCCACCCTTTACGGCCGCTACGAGTACGTGCGCCTGCCGGAGATCGGCCAGACCATGAAGGCGAAGATGGATACCGGTGCCCTTACCGCGTCTCTTTCAGCCAAGGACATCGAACGCTTCAAGCGCGATGGCGAAGAATGGGTGCGCTTCCGCCTCGCCACCAAGGGTGCCGATGACACGGTGTTCGAGCATCGCCTGTCACGCATGAGCAAGATCAAGAACCGCGCCGACGAACTGGGCGAGGAGGACGAAGCGCCCTCGGCGGAGATTTCCAAGCGTCCGGTGGTGGACATGGAGATGTGCCTGGGCGGCGTGAAGCGTACGGTGGAGGTCAACCTCACCGACCGTTCCAGCTTCAACTACCCGCTGCTGATCGGCGCCAAGGCCCTGCGCGAGTTCAAGGCCGCCGTCTACGCCGGACGCAAGTTCACCGCCGGCAAGCCGCAGTGCTGA
- the creC gene encoding two-component system sensor histidine kinase CreC — MPLGIRIFLAYFLFVGLAGWFVLSTVMDEIRPGVRQTTEETLVDTANLLAEILRDEVRAGTLDQGRLPELLRAYGQRQPGADIWGVRKTQVNHRIYVTDNRGVVLLDSSGVAVGQDYSRWNDVYLTLRGQYGARSSREDPNDPDSSVMYVAAPIRDGERIIGVVSVAKPNASLQPYIERSQRRLAWLGAGLIGLGLLVGGLLSWWLSRSLWRLRNYAQAVSEGQRAELPAMSGGELRQLATAVERMRTQLEGKAYVERYVHTLTHELKSPLAAIRGAAELLEGEMPAEQRQRFVANIGNEGARLQQLVERLLNLAQVEQRQGLEEQVPVPLRELADELLQAQAARIETAGLQVENRIAPGLCAIGERFLLSQALANLLDNALDFTPSGGLLRLETAQQGDWLELRVFNQGEPIPEFALPRLTERFYSLPRPATGRKSTGLGLNFVQEVAGLHGGELRVLNVEGGVEACLRLPAVVD; from the coding sequence ATGCCTTTGGGCATTCGTATCTTCCTGGCCTACTTCCTCTTCGTCGGGCTGGCCGGCTGGTTCGTGCTCAGTACGGTGATGGACGAAATCCGCCCGGGCGTGCGGCAGACCACCGAGGAAACCCTGGTGGACACCGCCAACCTGCTGGCAGAAATCCTGCGTGACGAGGTGCGCGCCGGCACCCTCGACCAGGGCCGCCTGCCCGAGCTGCTGCGCGCATACGGCCAGCGTCAGCCAGGGGCGGACATCTGGGGCGTTCGCAAGACGCAGGTGAACCACCGTATCTACGTCACTGACAACCGAGGCGTGGTGCTACTGGACTCCAGTGGCGTAGCGGTGGGCCAGGACTATTCGCGCTGGAACGATGTCTACCTGACCCTGCGCGGCCAATATGGCGCGCGCTCCAGCCGGGAAGACCCGAACGACCCGGATTCGTCGGTCATGTACGTAGCCGCGCCGATCCGCGATGGCGAGCGGATCATCGGCGTCGTCTCGGTCGCCAAGCCCAACGCTTCGCTGCAGCCGTACATCGAGCGCTCGCAGAGACGCCTGGCCTGGCTCGGTGCCGGATTGATCGGCCTCGGCCTGTTGGTGGGCGGGTTGCTCTCCTGGTGGCTGAGCCGCTCGCTGTGGCGCCTGCGCAACTACGCCCAGGCGGTGAGTGAAGGGCAGCGCGCGGAACTGCCGGCCATGAGCGGCGGGGAGCTGCGCCAACTGGCGACCGCGGTGGAGCGCATGCGTACCCAGTTGGAAGGCAAGGCCTATGTCGAGCGCTACGTGCATACCTTGACCCATGAGCTGAAGAGCCCGTTGGCGGCCATTCGCGGCGCCGCCGAACTATTGGAAGGCGAGATGCCGGCCGAACAGCGGCAGCGCTTCGTGGCCAACATCGGCAACGAGGGGGCGCGCCTGCAACAACTGGTCGAACGGCTGCTCAACCTGGCCCAGGTAGAGCAGCGCCAGGGGCTGGAGGAGCAGGTGCCGGTGCCGCTTCGCGAACTGGCTGATGAGTTGCTGCAAGCCCAGGCGGCGCGGATCGAAACAGCGGGCTTGCAGGTTGAGAACCGGATCGCACCAGGATTGTGCGCGATCGGCGAGCGATTCCTACTTAGCCAGGCCTTGGCGAACCTGCTGGACAACGCCCTGGACTTTACCCCCTCCGGTGGCCTGCTGCGGCTGGAAACCGCGCAGCAGGGCGATTGGCTCGAGCTGCGCGTGTTCAACCAGGGAGAACCCATCCCCGAGTTCGCGCTGCCGCGCCTCACCGAGCGCTTCTATTCGCTGCCGCGCCCTGCAACGGGGCGCAAGAGCACCGGCCTCGGCCTCAATTTCGTGCAGGAAGTGGCCGGGCTCCATGGCGGAGAACTGCGTGTACTGAATGTCGAGGGTGGCGTCGAAGCCTGCCTGCGACTACCTGCCGTCGTGGATTGA
- a CDS encoding glutathione S-transferase family protein has product MSASLTLFFSPTSPYVRKVMVLLHETDQLDRVKLHGVTLTPVNPSVEVNEHNPAGKIPALQLPDGSVLHDSRVILDYFDHQHSGQPLIPRDGGERWRRLTLASLADAVLDAAILVRYETFLRPEDRRWDDWVLGQCGKIDRALETFEKAADELDERFDVAAISAACALGYLDFRMPDLNWRRDCPKLAAWYSTVSQRPSLLATAPAH; this is encoded by the coding sequence ATGAGCGCCAGCCTGACCCTGTTCTTCTCCCCTACGTCCCCCTATGTCCGCAAGGTCATGGTGCTGCTCCACGAAACCGATCAGCTGGATAGGGTCAAACTGCACGGCGTGACCCTCACACCGGTGAACCCCAGCGTCGAGGTGAACGAGCACAACCCCGCCGGCAAGATTCCCGCCCTGCAATTGCCCGACGGCAGCGTGCTGCATGACAGCCGCGTGATCCTCGACTACTTCGACCACCAGCACAGCGGTCAACCCCTGATCCCCCGTGACGGTGGAGAGCGCTGGCGGCGCCTGACCCTGGCCTCTCTTGCCGACGCGGTGCTGGATGCCGCCATCCTCGTGCGTTACGAAACCTTCCTGCGCCCGGAAGACAGGCGCTGGGACGACTGGGTGCTGGGCCAGTGCGGCAAGATCGATCGCGCCCTGGAAACCTTCGAGAAGGCCGCCGACGAACTGGACGAGCGCTTCGACGTGGCTGCCATCAGCGCCGCCTGCGCCCTGGGCTACCTGGACTTCCGCATGCCCGATCTCAACTGGCGCCGCGACTGCCCGAAACTGGCCGCCTGGTATTCAACCGTCAGCCAGCGCCCTTCGCTGCTGGCCACGGCGCCTGCCCACTGA
- the fdhA gene encoding formaldehyde dehydrogenase, glutathione-independent, which yields MSGNRGVVYLGSGKVEVQKIDYPKMQDPRGKKIEHGVILKVVSTNICGSDQHMVRGRTTAQVGLVLGHEITGEVIEKGRDVENLQIGDLVSVPFNVACGRCRSCKEMHTGVCLTVNPARAGGAYGYVDMGDWTGGQAEYVLVPYADFNLLKLPDRDKAMEKIRDLTCLSDILPTGYHGAVTAGVGPGSTVYVAGAGPVGLAAAASARLLGAAVVIVGDLNPARLAHAKAQGFEIADLSLDTPLHEQIAALLGEPEVDCAVDAVGFEARGHGHEGAKHEAPATVLNSLMQVTRVAGKIGIPGLYVTEDPGAVDAAAKIGSLSIRFGLGWAKSHSFHTGQTPVMKYNRALMQAIMWDRINIAEVVGVQVISLDDAPRGYGEFDAGVPKKFVIDPHKTFSAA from the coding sequence ATGTCTGGTAATCGTGGTGTCGTTTATCTCGGTTCGGGCAAGGTCGAAGTCCAGAAGATCGACTACCCCAAAATGCAGGACCCTCGCGGCAAGAAGATCGAGCACGGGGTCATCCTGAAAGTCGTCTCCACCAACATCTGCGGCTCGGACCAGCACATGGTGCGCGGTCGTACCACCGCCCAGGTAGGCCTCGTGCTTGGCCACGAGATCACCGGTGAGGTGATCGAGAAGGGCCGTGACGTAGAGAACCTGCAGATCGGCGACCTGGTTTCCGTACCCTTCAACGTGGCCTGCGGCCGCTGCCGTTCCTGCAAGGAAATGCACACCGGCGTTTGCCTGACCGTCAATCCGGCCCGCGCTGGCGGCGCCTACGGCTATGTCGACATGGGCGACTGGACCGGTGGCCAGGCCGAGTACGTGCTGGTGCCCTACGCCGACTTCAACCTGCTCAAGCTGCCGGATCGCGACAAGGCCATGGAGAAGATCCGTGACCTGACCTGCCTTTCCGACATCCTGCCCACCGGCTACCACGGCGCCGTAACTGCCGGCGTTGGCCCGGGCAGCACCGTGTATGTGGCCGGTGCCGGCCCGGTCGGCCTGGCCGCTGCCGCCTCCGCTCGCCTGCTGGGCGCCGCCGTGGTTATCGTCGGCGACCTCAACCCCGCCCGACTGGCCCACGCCAAGGCGCAGGGCTTCGAGATCGCCGACCTGTCGCTGGACACCCCGCTGCACGAGCAGATCGCTGCGCTGCTGGGAGAGCCGGAAGTGGATTGCGCGGTGGATGCGGTGGGCTTCGAAGCTCGCGGCCACGGCCACGAAGGTGCCAAGCACGAAGCCCCGGCCACTGTGCTGAACTCGCTCATGCAAGTCACCCGCGTGGCCGGCAAGATCGGTATCCCCGGCCTTTACGTCACCGAAGATCCGGGTGCCGTGGACGCCGCGGCGAAGATCGGCAGCCTGAGTATTCGCTTCGGCCTCGGCTGGGCGAAATCCCACAGCTTCCACACTGGCCAGACCCCGGTGATGAAGTACAACCGCGCACTCATGCAAGCGATCATGTGGGACCGCATCAATATCGCCGAAGTGGTGGGCGTGCAGGTCATCAGCCTGGACGACGCACCGCGTGGCTATGGCGAGTTCGATGCCGGCGTGCCGAAGAAGTTCGTCATCGACCCGCACAAGACCTTCAGCGCGGCCTGA
- a CDS encoding acyltransferase, translating into MRPLLTGIATTLLLLLNTLILIGPMLAVALLKLVLPGQALRDACSRGVMWIAEAWAENCKRVFAVFTPTHWDIRGGEGLRNDTSYLVISNHQSWVDIPALVQAFNRKAPYFKFFLKKELIWVPFLGLAFWALDYPFMKRYSKAFLDKHPEMKGKDLEITKAACEKFKRMPVTVVNYLEGTRFTPVKHANQGSPYQYLLKPKAGGVAFVLAALGEQLDAILDVTLIYPGNGVPGFWALLSGRVPQVIVDIQTRPLDPALWQGDYENDGEFRQYVQNWVSLLWQEKDARIGQLRAQVRG; encoded by the coding sequence ATGCGGCCGTTGCTGACCGGAATCGCCACCACCCTGCTGCTGTTGCTCAACACCCTGATCCTGATCGGCCCGATGCTGGCCGTCGCCCTGCTCAAGCTGGTCCTGCCCGGCCAGGCACTGCGCGACGCCTGCTCACGCGGCGTGATGTGGATCGCCGAAGCCTGGGCAGAGAACTGCAAGCGTGTGTTCGCCGTGTTCACCCCGACCCACTGGGATATCCGTGGCGGCGAGGGGCTGCGCAACGACACGTCCTACCTGGTCATCAGCAACCACCAGTCCTGGGTGGACATTCCCGCGCTGGTCCAGGCCTTCAACCGCAAGGCGCCCTACTTCAAGTTCTTCCTGAAGAAGGAGCTGATCTGGGTGCCCTTCCTCGGGCTGGCCTTCTGGGCCCTCGACTACCCCTTCATGAAGCGCTACAGCAAGGCCTTCCTGGACAAACACCCGGAGATGAAGGGCAAGGACCTGGAAATCACCAAAGCCGCCTGCGAGAAGTTCAAGCGCATGCCGGTAACAGTGGTGAACTACCTCGAAGGCACCCGATTCACTCCCGTGAAACACGCCAACCAGGGTTCGCCCTACCAGTACCTGCTCAAACCCAAGGCCGGCGGCGTCGCCTTCGTCCTGGCCGCGCTGGGCGAGCAACTGGATGCCATTCTCGACGTCACCCTGATTTACCCCGGTAACGGCGTGCCGGGTTTCTGGGCGTTGCTGTCCGGCCGGGTGCCACAGGTCATCGTGGATATCCAGACCCGTCCGCTGGACCCCGCCCTGTGGCAGGGCGATTACGAGAACGATGGGGAATTCCGCCAGTACGTGCAGAACTGGGTGAGCCTGCTATGGCAGGAAAAGGACGCGCGCATCGGCCAGCTGCGTGCGCAGGTGCGGGGCTAG
- the creB gene encoding two-component system response regulator CreB — protein sequence MPHILIVEDESSIADTLVYALEADGNATTWLNLGGPALELLRQQAVDLVILDVGLPDTSGFELCKALRRFSEVPVLFLTARNAEIDRVVGLEIGADDYVVKPFSPREVAARVRAILKRTAPRDTTAAPSAGGPFLVDGERVRIHYHGQLLGLTRHEFRLLQALLAQPERVFSREQLLDALGVAADAGYERNIDSHIKSLRAKLRQVAPTAEPIQTHRGLGYSYSPDHA from the coding sequence ATGCCGCACATCCTCATCGTCGAAGATGAATCGTCCATCGCCGACACACTGGTCTATGCCCTTGAGGCCGACGGTAATGCCACGACCTGGCTCAACCTCGGCGGACCGGCGCTGGAACTGCTGCGCCAGCAAGCGGTGGACCTGGTCATCCTCGACGTGGGCCTGCCGGATACCAGCGGCTTCGAACTGTGCAAGGCGTTGCGGCGTTTCTCCGAGGTGCCGGTGCTGTTTCTCACCGCGCGCAACGCCGAAATTGACCGGGTGGTTGGCCTGGAGATCGGCGCTGACGATTACGTGGTGAAGCCTTTCAGTCCTCGCGAAGTCGCGGCCCGCGTGCGTGCGATCCTCAAGCGCACGGCCCCTCGCGACACGACAGCGGCGCCCAGCGCCGGCGGGCCATTCCTGGTGGACGGAGAGCGGGTGCGCATCCACTACCACGGCCAGCTGCTCGGACTGACCCGTCATGAATTCCGTCTGCTCCAGGCCCTGCTGGCGCAACCCGAAAGGGTCTTCAGTCGCGAACAGTTGCTGGATGCCCTGGGCGTGGCCGCCGACGCCGGCTACGAACGCAACATCGACAGCCACATCAAGAGCCTGCGCGCCAAGCTGCGCCAGGTAGCGCCAACCGCCGAGCCCATCCAGACCCATCGCGGCCTGGGCTACAGCTACTCGCCGGATCACGCCTGA
- a CDS encoding HD-GYP domain-containing protein: MLKRIAVADLRIGMYIQELCGSWMDHPFWKTSFLLASGKDLQRIVDSTVGEVWIDTARGLDVDAGESAEEVEAQAEGQLQSAEAQAPVHTAEPVSLEEEVGRALRLCARSKQAVVAMFNDARLGHAVEVEQAAVLVEQITESVIRHPNALISLARLKTSDEYTYMHSVAVCALMVALARQLGMADDQVREAGLAGLLHDIGKMAVPLELLNKPDKLTDGEFIEVRKHPTAGARILLDSRQVSAAVLDVCLHHHEKFDGTGYPHRLAGEKISLLARMAAICDVYDAITSDRPYKQGWSPAEALRKMAEWTKGHFDPHVFQAFVKSVGIYPTGSLVRLESGRLGVVLEQHPQSLLTPRVKVFFSARSKVPIPQEVVDLSRGDRIESRESPEDWGFKKLDELWSGVTNGRGSLFD, encoded by the coding sequence GTGCTGAAACGAATAGCCGTGGCCGATTTGCGAATCGGCATGTACATCCAGGAGTTGTGCGGCTCATGGATGGACCATCCCTTCTGGAAGACCAGTTTCCTCCTGGCCAGCGGCAAGGACCTGCAACGCATTGTCGACAGCACTGTGGGCGAAGTCTGGATCGACACTGCCAGGGGATTGGATGTCGACGCAGGGGAAAGCGCCGAAGAGGTCGAAGCGCAGGCCGAAGGCCAGTTGCAGTCGGCGGAGGCGCAGGCTCCAGTCCACACCGCCGAGCCGGTCAGCCTGGAAGAGGAAGTAGGCCGTGCCTTGCGCCTGTGCGCCCGCTCCAAGCAGGCGGTGGTGGCAATGTTCAACGACGCCAGACTGGGCCACGCCGTGGAAGTGGAGCAGGCCGCCGTCCTTGTGGAGCAGATCACCGAGTCGGTGATCCGCCACCCCAATGCGCTGATCAGCCTGGCGCGACTGAAGACCAGCGACGAATACACCTACATGCACTCGGTGGCCGTTTGCGCGCTGATGGTGGCGCTGGCGCGTCAGTTGGGGATGGCTGACGACCAGGTGCGCGAAGCGGGCCTGGCCGGCCTGCTGCACGACATAGGCAAGATGGCGGTGCCGTTGGAGCTGCTGAACAAGCCGGACAAACTCACGGATGGCGAATTCATCGAGGTGCGCAAGCATCCCACGGCCGGCGCGCGCATCCTGCTCGATAGCCGTCAGGTCAGTGCCGCGGTACTGGACGTCTGCCTGCATCACCACGAGAAGTTCGACGGGACCGGCTATCCGCATCGCCTCGCTGGCGAGAAGATCAGCCTGCTGGCGCGCATGGCGGCGATCTGCGATGTGTACGACGCCATCACCTCCGATCGCCCCTACAAGCAGGGCTGGAGCCCCGCCGAAGCGCTGCGCAAGATGGCCGAGTGGACCAAGGGCCACTTCGATCCCCATGTGTTCCAGGCCTTCGTCAAATCCGTTGGAATCTACCCCACCGGCTCGCTGGTGCGGCTGGAAAGCGGCCGCCTCGGCGTGGTGCTGGAGCAGCATCCGCAGTCGCTGTTGACCCCTCGGGTGAAGGTGTTCTTCTCGGCCCGATCCAAGGTGCCCATTCCCCAGGAAGTGGTCGACCTGTCCAGGGGCGATCGCATCGAAAGCCGCGAGTCGCCAGAGGACTGGGGTTTCAAGAAACTCGATGAGCTCTGGAGCGGAGTGACAAACGGACGCGGCTCTCTATTCGATTGA